From a region of the Paenibacillus lutimineralis genome:
- a CDS encoding minor capsid protein: MFKPKQFADFLLQSIPYKYYANDFPPDSPDEAAWVRLTGGYAPSEWSPRKLPSVQIVVRGHQSKAVQTEEIADQIYKFLHQKREFHVASHLVRFCKADQSSPIYAGRDDNGRVIYSLNFTLVVME; encoded by the coding sequence GTGTTTAAGCCGAAGCAATTTGCAGATTTTCTTTTGCAGTCTATTCCATACAAATACTATGCCAATGATTTCCCTCCAGACTCTCCAGACGAGGCGGCATGGGTCAGATTAACGGGAGGGTATGCTCCAAGTGAATGGAGCCCACGGAAGCTCCCCAGCGTTCAAATCGTTGTAAGAGGCCATCAGAGCAAAGCGGTCCAGACAGAGGAGATTGCAGATCAAATCTATAAATTCCTCCATCAGAAAAGGGAATTTCATGTAGCATCACATTTGGTTCGTTTTTGTAAAGCTGATCAGTCTTCCCCGATCTATGCGGGGCGGGACGATAATGGTCGGGTTATATATTCTCTTAATTTTACATTGGTGGTGATGGAATGA
- a CDS encoding phage terminase small subunit P27 family has translation MAEVIKFDHMRVGKKGGGKHWTEKEVKDREAAAQKFERKEKKKLKVPAWLNDSARKVWRKTVKDMEEFDVLDKVDEDVLGTYCDAVAKYQEANDLIDKHGYTEVNMQGNRVVSAHVKLAQSYARIILSYSNKLGLNAEARARLAKKMAGGEEDPNAGLFE, from the coding sequence ATGGCCGAAGTCATTAAATTTGACCATATGCGCGTGGGGAAGAAGGGGGGCGGGAAGCACTGGACTGAAAAGGAAGTTAAGGATCGGGAAGCAGCTGCTCAAAAATTTGAACGCAAGGAAAAGAAGAAATTGAAGGTTCCGGCGTGGTTGAATGATTCCGCTCGGAAGGTTTGGAGGAAGACGGTCAAGGACATGGAAGAGTTTGACGTACTCGATAAAGTGGATGAGGACGTTTTAGGAACTTATTGTGATGCCGTGGCCAAATATCAGGAAGCGAATGATCTTATTGATAAACATGGGTATACAGAAGTCAACATGCAGGGGAATCGTGTAGTAAGTGCACATGTTAAACTCGCGCAAAGTTACGCGCGGATTATTTTATCATACTCTAATAAGCTCGGGCTTAATGCGGAGGCTCGGGCACGATTAGCCAAAAAGATGGCTGGTGGAGAGGAAGATCCGAATGCCGGACTCTTCGAATAA
- a CDS encoding phage major capsid protein produces the protein MKNLIELRKKLAAKQDEMRALIVTAQEEKRGFTDEEETKYTELEERAEELKKEIKLEERAQQLAMGGAATKRTIDDPLHESEFRDLGDIITTYRTKPNDPRLEEYREMAMKTSASGGIFVPPQFSAQLFEVSPDEAIVRPRAIVIPADETAPDADITFPALDQGSGSNMYGGVEVNWIGEGDEKPETDAKFKDLKLTPHEVAGHIVVTDKLLRNSKAVNAIVTKLFRGAISAAEDDAFLYGDGIARPTGAISSGATIAVNRGTANAIKYQDIVSMLAKAKLGGSLVWSASQSILPQLLTMRDEAGNLIFQPNANNAMSGILMGYPIRFSENSPILGSEGDLVLSDFGYYLIKDGAGIYIQASEHPLFKQNKTIIKAFWNVDGKPWLSQPLTLKNGYEISPFVKLDIPKP, from the coding sequence TTGAAAAACTTAATCGAGCTTAGGAAAAAGTTGGCGGCAAAGCAAGATGAAATGAGAGCATTAATCGTAACGGCCCAGGAAGAGAAGCGCGGCTTCACGGATGAAGAGGAAACAAAGTATACGGAATTGGAAGAGCGAGCTGAGGAACTGAAAAAGGAAATCAAGCTGGAAGAGCGAGCTCAACAGCTTGCTATGGGTGGTGCCGCTACAAAACGGACAATCGACGATCCATTACATGAGTCTGAATTCAGAGACTTGGGGGATATCATTACAACATACAGAACTAAACCGAATGACCCACGGCTAGAAGAGTACCGAGAGATGGCAATGAAGACATCTGCTTCCGGTGGTATTTTTGTTCCTCCTCAATTTTCTGCGCAACTCTTCGAAGTGTCTCCTGACGAAGCTATTGTTCGTCCGAGGGCTATTGTAATTCCTGCTGATGAAACGGCGCCGGATGCAGATATCACGTTTCCAGCTCTTGATCAAGGATCAGGCTCTAATATGTACGGCGGGGTAGAGGTAAACTGGATTGGTGAAGGAGATGAAAAACCGGAGACGGATGCAAAATTTAAAGACCTCAAACTTACACCGCATGAGGTAGCCGGTCATATTGTAGTGACGGACAAGCTCCTTCGTAACTCCAAAGCAGTAAATGCTATCGTGACCAAGCTTTTCCGAGGGGCAATCTCAGCTGCTGAGGATGATGCGTTCCTTTACGGTGATGGAATTGCCAGACCAACGGGGGCTATAAGCTCTGGTGCAACAATTGCAGTTAATCGAGGCACTGCCAATGCGATTAAATACCAGGACATCGTTAGCATGCTTGCTAAAGCGAAACTAGGAGGTAGTTTGGTTTGGTCTGCATCACAGTCTATTTTACCTCAGTTGTTAACGATGCGGGACGAGGCGGGGAATCTCATATTCCAACCCAATGCTAATAACGCTATGAGTGGAATCCTGATGGGCTATCCAATTCGCTTCTCTGAAAATTCTCCAATCCTCGGATCCGAGGGGGATTTAGTGCTTTCAGATTTTGGATACTATCTAATCAAGGATGGCGCCGGAATTTATATTCAAGCCTCGGAGCATCCGTTGTTTAAACAGAACAAAACAATCATTAAAGCGTTTTGGAATGTGGACGGAAAACCATGGTTATCTCAGCCATTAACTTTGAAAAATGGATATGAAATTTCACCTTTTGTAAAACTAGATATTCCTAAACCATAA
- a CDS encoding HK97 gp10 family phage protein produces the protein MLEFNPSQLMKILDLTSDRVVAAAQRGVEKALEELAQDSEKLAPKDKGNLVRSKQVKVEVKNGLRVTGQISYSAIRKSKSGWEFDYAIYLHELSDFDPTTPGTGPKFLERPLKARYRRYQKIIADEIKGEFGRV, from the coding sequence ATGCTGGAATTTAATCCATCGCAGCTCATGAAGATATTAGACCTCACAAGCGATAGAGTGGTTGCTGCAGCTCAGCGCGGAGTTGAGAAGGCGCTAGAAGAACTAGCGCAGGACTCTGAAAAACTGGCCCCAAAAGACAAGGGAAACCTTGTCCGATCCAAGCAAGTTAAGGTGGAAGTGAAGAACGGGTTACGAGTTACGGGGCAGATATCCTATTCCGCGATTCGTAAAAGTAAGTCAGGTTGGGAGTTTGATTATGCTATCTATTTGCATGAGTTATCTGACTTCGATCCAACCACGCCTGGAACTGGTCCTAAGTTCCTTGAACGTCCGCTTAAGGCACGCTATCGCCGCTATCAGAAGATCATTGCCGATGAGATCAAGGGGGAGTTTGGACGTGTTTAA
- a CDS encoding HK97 family phage prohead protease yields MKETKEQREMMLPGNKVEIRKAEGEPTKIVGYAVRWDQLSHPIFGLFQEQFKRGAFAASLVNPDVYAAWQHDSREVLGRTPNTLQLFEDDIGLRYEITPPSWAEKHLETIERGDVRGSSFIFRAIKEEWDESNPDMAIRTVIEADIFEVSPVTTPAYPQSSVGIRSAQDVFNERRALPNMDNRGDSHAEERLDLIMIEHDMRLRKLSI; encoded by the coding sequence ATGAAGGAAACCAAGGAACAAAGGGAAATGATGTTGCCGGGAAATAAGGTGGAGATCCGTAAAGCAGAGGGGGAGCCCACGAAAATTGTGGGGTATGCTGTGAGATGGGATCAGTTATCACATCCAATATTCGGTTTGTTTCAGGAACAATTTAAGCGAGGGGCGTTTGCAGCTAGCCTCGTGAACCCGGATGTTTATGCTGCCTGGCAGCATGATTCTAGAGAGGTTCTAGGCCGAACGCCCAATACGCTACAGTTGTTCGAGGATGATATTGGCCTAAGATATGAAATTACACCGCCAAGCTGGGCGGAGAAGCATTTAGAGACGATTGAGCGCGGAGACGTGCGAGGGTCGTCTTTTATTTTTCGGGCGATTAAAGAGGAATGGGATGAATCCAATCCAGACATGGCAATAAGGACTGTGATTGAAGCGGATATATTCGAGGTCAGTCCGGTCACAACTCCGGCCTATCCACAATCTAGCGTGGGGATACGCTCGGCCCAAGATGTGTTTAATGAACGCAGGGCACTACCGAATATGGATAACCGGGGTGATTCTCATGCCGAGGAACGGCTTGACTTAATCATGATCGAGCATGATATGAGGCTGCGGAAGTTAAGTATTTAA
- a CDS encoding phage portal protein, which produces MRSTAVLASVRILSETIASLPLPVYRKEQDGGRTSIDHPISDLLQGNPNPKMTAFTFRETMMAHILLWGNCYAEIEYNDQGIITALWPIPPHRVEMWDTAAGDTFYRVSTKDGIQKNIPDYAMFHIPGLGFDGRKGMSVIEWARQAVELGLATEQFGAEFFANGTNVGAVATHPSTMSDGAFQRLQKSLQEKYEGLGKAHRLLLLEEGMTFSKNTIPPNDAQFLETRKFQISEIARIFRIPPHMLADLERATFSNIEQQSTDFLIHSVRPWLVRWEQTIRWKLFMEEERKRYYAEFKFEGLLRGDSAARASFYKEMMAMGAYSINMVLEKENENQIPGGDQRFIPLNMIPLSLAEEYFKMVIANKTSLKGGDNQNEGNQGTKGNDVAGK; this is translated from the coding sequence ATGAGATCAACGGCGGTATTAGCATCTGTCAGGATATTAAGCGAAACGATAGCTTCACTGCCCTTGCCCGTATATAGGAAGGAACAAGATGGAGGAAGAACAAGTATCGATCACCCCATTTCCGACTTACTGCAGGGGAATCCAAATCCTAAAATGACTGCTTTTACATTTAGGGAAACCATGATGGCTCATATCTTACTTTGGGGAAATTGTTATGCTGAGATTGAATATAACGACCAAGGTATAATTACAGCTCTGTGGCCTATCCCTCCGCATCGAGTTGAAATGTGGGACACTGCAGCAGGTGACACGTTTTACAGGGTATCAACGAAGGATGGAATCCAAAAGAATATTCCAGACTACGCTATGTTTCATATTCCTGGCCTGGGATTTGATGGACGAAAGGGAATGTCGGTTATTGAGTGGGCGCGGCAAGCAGTAGAGCTTGGGCTGGCCACTGAGCAATTCGGAGCCGAGTTCTTTGCCAATGGAACGAATGTGGGCGCAGTAGCAACACACCCAAGCACGATGTCTGATGGTGCTTTCCAGAGGCTGCAAAAGTCGTTGCAAGAAAAGTATGAAGGATTAGGAAAGGCTCATAGGCTCTTGTTACTTGAAGAGGGAATGACGTTTTCGAAAAACACGATACCACCAAATGACGCGCAGTTTTTAGAGACTCGGAAATTCCAGATCTCTGAGATTGCGCGTATTTTTCGCATTCCACCTCACATGCTTGCAGACCTGGAACGAGCCACATTTTCAAATATCGAACAGCAGAGCACTGACTTTTTAATTCACTCGGTGAGGCCGTGGTTAGTACGTTGGGAGCAAACCATAAGATGGAAGCTCTTTATGGAGGAAGAAAGAAAGAGGTATTACGCGGAATTTAAATTCGAAGGACTTTTACGGGGGGATTCCGCAGCCAGGGCTTCATTTTATAAGGAAATGATGGCCATGGGTGCCTATTCTATCAATATGGTTTTGGAAAAAGAGAATGAAAACCAAATCCCGGGCGGAGATCAGCGTTTTATCCCACTAAACATGATACCGCTAAGTCTGGCAGAAGAGTATTTCAAGATGGTTATAGCTAATAAAACATCATTGAAGGGAGGTGATAACCAAAATGAAGGAAACCAAGGAACAAAGGGAAATGATGTTGCCGGGAAATAA
- a CDS encoding HNH endonuclease signature motif containing protein, with amino-acid sequence MRGSAAARGYDGKWRKERAKFLKENPLCKHCYDEGELLEATVVDHIVPHKGDKKLFWNKKNWQPLCKRHHDSKTVREDGGFGRSLESK; translated from the coding sequence ATGAGAGGTTCTGCAGCTGCAAGAGGATACGATGGAAAATGGCGCAAGGAAAGAGCTAAGTTTTTGAAGGAGAATCCGTTATGTAAGCATTGTTATGATGAGGGCGAACTCCTGGAGGCTACTGTGGTTGACCACATTGTGCCGCATAAAGGAGACAAGAAACTCTTTTGGAATAAGAAGAACTGGCAGCCCTTATGCAAGAGGCATCATGACAGTAAGACTGTCAGAGAGGATGGAGGTTTCGGAAGGAGTCTCGAGTCCAAATGA
- a CDS encoding site-specific integrase, which yields MNTVQPIRDSEVLQDIKDYLKDSNARNYIMFLIGINTGLRISDILRLRIRDVTGSHISIREKKTGKQKRILINSELKRELQPYIEGKPLNEYLIKSREGINRPITREMAYKIIRSIGDEFGLSELGCHTLRKTFGYIFYNDTTDKDIGMLMDFFNHASPKITLRYIGMEQDTMDMALKRHRA from the coding sequence ATGAATACAGTTCAGCCGATACGTGATTCGGAAGTCTTGCAGGATATTAAGGATTACCTCAAGGACAGCAATGCTCGCAACTATATCATGTTTCTAATAGGTATTAACACTGGCCTGAGAATCAGTGATATCCTTCGGCTGCGTATACGTGATGTAACGGGATCTCATATTTCAATCCGAGAGAAGAAGACCGGGAAACAGAAACGCATTCTAATCAATTCGGAACTGAAGAGAGAGTTGCAACCTTATATTGAAGGCAAGCCGCTGAATGAATATCTAATCAAAAGTAGGGAAGGTATTAATAGACCTATTACTAGAGAGATGGCTTACAAGATTATTCGTAGCATAGGAGACGAGTTCGGCCTGTCCGAGCTAGGCTGTCATACTCTACGCAAAACCTTCGGATACATCTTTTACAACGATACCACGGATAAGGATATTGGAATGCTTATGGACTTCTTCAATCACGCTTCACCGAAGATCACACTTCGGTATATTGGGATGGAACAGGACACAATGGATATGGCTCTAAAACGTCATCGCGCGTAG
- a CDS encoding PcfJ domain-containing protein, which translates to MSGGSKFKDFRRHFPETISKNIMKYATNKVMEWSRYTFVRRVGKVQYAYCTHCRKEHTSVGLKHNEIYQCPSCESLTEVKQSGRGRGKMYDEAYLLYYEKSKVNPQAIIARGIYLVRDYTGDYHDVDTKGYVTAMYLFEPGNSQMYQRYYWGFKDGREGHFFERNSICSEAVSSMQNKRCYFAKHSISKAVKGTPFQYSTWEQYGGEYGCSDYLKFFELASKYRCIEFLTKIGLSMVVIEKLTGKKTYGAINWRGSTPEKVLRLSKQEIKQIRLSNLKIDCETISYYQKNKHYSITIDEAHILSSIENSYSKQIIDKLIKETSLNMDIIFQYVIKQLRKEEVSRHYSDGQSLLIAWRDYLDECKELGMDTKIEHILAPNNIYRAHQKTTEKVRMKRDKAMNIKIANRLDELNEYYFESDGFILRPAESATELFKEGEALKHCVGGYTRRYASGETDIFVIRKASSPDVPFYTMEIKNGEIIQTRGLRNCKMTREVQRFVDDFKNIKLSRKKNRVKVGIAV; encoded by the coding sequence ATGTCAGGTGGTTCTAAATTCAAGGATTTTAGAAGACATTTTCCGGAGACGATTAGTAAGAACATCATGAAATATGCAACGAATAAGGTTATGGAATGGAGTAGATATACATTTGTTCGTCGTGTAGGTAAGGTTCAGTATGCATACTGCACTCATTGCCGCAAAGAGCATACATCAGTTGGGTTGAAACATAATGAAATTTATCAATGTCCTTCATGCGAGTCTTTAACTGAAGTTAAGCAGAGCGGTCGGGGTAGAGGGAAAATGTACGATGAAGCCTACCTCCTCTATTACGAAAAATCAAAAGTAAATCCACAAGCAATCATTGCAAGAGGAATATATTTGGTGAGGGACTATACCGGAGATTATCACGATGTAGATACTAAGGGATATGTTACAGCCATGTACTTATTTGAACCAGGAAACAGCCAAATGTATCAAAGGTACTACTGGGGATTTAAAGATGGGAGAGAAGGACACTTCTTTGAACGGAATTCTATTTGCAGTGAGGCAGTCAGCAGCATGCAGAATAAACGCTGCTATTTTGCTAAACATAGCATTTCAAAGGCAGTAAAAGGGACTCCGTTTCAGTATAGTACGTGGGAACAATATGGCGGCGAATATGGTTGTTCGGATTATCTAAAATTCTTTGAACTTGCCTCCAAGTATCGGTGCATAGAGTTTTTAACAAAAATAGGTTTAAGTATGGTTGTTATCGAGAAGCTAACTGGTAAAAAAACATATGGAGCTATTAACTGGAGGGGATCGACTCCAGAGAAAGTTCTTCGATTATCGAAGCAGGAGATTAAACAAATCAGGTTAAGTAACTTGAAAATAGACTGTGAAACAATCAGTTATTATCAAAAAAATAAGCATTATTCAATAACGATTGATGAGGCTCATATTTTGAGCAGTATTGAGAATAGTTATAGCAAGCAAATTATAGATAAGTTGATCAAAGAAACATCACTAAATATGGACATCATATTTCAATATGTTATTAAGCAACTCAGAAAAGAAGAGGTTTCTAGGCATTATTCAGATGGTCAATCTTTGCTTATAGCGTGGAGGGACTATCTGGACGAATGTAAGGAACTTGGCATGGACACTAAGATAGAACATATTCTTGCTCCCAATAATATATATAGAGCTCATCAGAAGACGACTGAGAAAGTGAGAATGAAGAGAGATAAAGCCATGAATATCAAAATTGCTAATAGATTAGACGAGCTCAATGAATATTATTTTGAAAGCGATGGATTTATCTTGCGTCCAGCAGAGTCCGCTACGGAATTATTTAAGGAAGGAGAGGCGTTGAAGCATTGTGTTGGTGGTTATACAAGGAGATATGCATCAGGGGAGACAGATATTTTCGTTATTAGAAAAGCATCTTCGCCAGACGTTCCTTTCTACACTATGGAAATTAAGAATGGGGAAATCATTCAGACGAGAGGTCTTAGAAATTGCAAAATGACCCGTGAAGTTCAAAGATTTGTTGATGATTTCAAAAATATTAAATTGTCTCGAAAGAAAAATAGAGTGAAAGTAGGGATTGCGGTATGA
- a CDS encoding terminase large subunit produces the protein MPDSSNKIDWGDVHPTNRYAAEIVMGLRPSCEMERLACQRHLDDLQRQATEDFPYVFDESRADRIFEWFERCCRHVRGPFSGQLIELLPFQKFDLGAVFGWVHMETGKRRFIRAFHMRARGNVKSTEMSGIALYGMLGDCIYPPGNPDLKRYEDSPEVECAAVDRTQAKRVWSDAKKMGENSPDISKRLVIKKTYIEHRTRGGFLRPLSKDTKNKDSGAPCIVIIDEYHAHPTSEIVDVSFSGFGKRLQSLMQIISTAGKDAENNPCKREYDDLCKMMRGEIKMQETSFVMIREIDKDDDPHDESIWIKANPVLQEDNEYSRTLLAQIRAEHDDAFDKNNPSKIREFLTKRVNRWQSDSENKYMSGIMDKWKELAIPRNDFLELVKGQKNWTGLDLSKTTDLTADGFVFRLDDGRFAVTAHGFIPAESAMRHEHTDRVPYKQWAKEGWCTLTEGAVTDYRYIRSHLHEMEDFEKWILQEICYDGWNATHFAQELENEGRIMIEIPQYMKNLSAPTKFFRELVLQGQLVHDGSPLLDWCLSNAVEITDSSGNIKLSKKHKDDSQRIDLIAALINAMARAMLNEDKSSVYETRDVRAI, from the coding sequence ATGCCGGACTCTTCGAATAAAATCGATTGGGGAGACGTGCATCCTACTAATCGTTATGCCGCTGAAATCGTTATGGGCTTACGGCCTAGCTGCGAAATGGAACGCCTTGCTTGCCAAAGACACCTTGATGATTTACAGCGCCAGGCGACAGAAGATTTTCCTTATGTATTTGATGAGTCGAGGGCAGATCGTATCTTTGAGTGGTTTGAACGGTGTTGCCGTCACGTGCGGGGGCCGTTCTCAGGCCAGTTGATTGAACTGCTTCCGTTTCAAAAGTTTGATCTCGGTGCCGTTTTCGGCTGGGTTCATATGGAGACGGGAAAACGAAGGTTTATCCGTGCTTTCCACATGCGTGCTCGTGGAAATGTAAAAAGTACAGAAATGTCCGGTATAGCCCTCTATGGAATGCTGGGAGATTGCATTTATCCGCCAGGCAATCCAGACCTTAAACGGTACGAAGATAGCCCAGAGGTAGAATGTGCAGCAGTTGACCGCACCCAGGCCAAACGGGTATGGTCGGATGCCAAAAAGATGGGCGAGAACAGCCCGGATATATCCAAGCGACTTGTAATTAAAAAAACGTACATTGAGCACAGAACGCGCGGCGGGTTCCTTCGACCATTGTCTAAAGACACGAAAAACAAAGATTCCGGCGCGCCTTGTATAGTCATCATAGATGAATATCATGCTCATCCGACCTCTGAGATTGTAGACGTAAGTTTCTCTGGGTTTGGTAAACGGCTTCAATCCCTAATGCAAATTATTAGCACAGCGGGAAAGGATGCGGAGAACAACCCTTGTAAGCGGGAGTATGACGACCTATGTAAAATGATGCGGGGCGAAATCAAAATGCAGGAGACATCTTTTGTCATGATCAGGGAAATTGACAAAGATGATGATCCTCACGATGAATCGATCTGGATCAAAGCGAACCCCGTACTCCAAGAAGATAACGAGTACTCCAGAACGCTGCTAGCACAAATTCGGGCGGAGCATGATGATGCTTTTGATAAAAATAACCCTTCAAAAATCAGAGAGTTTCTAACCAAGCGGGTGAACCGTTGGCAGAGTGATTCTGAAAATAAATACATGTCTGGGATCATGGACAAGTGGAAGGAATTGGCAATTCCGCGAAATGACTTCCTAGAATTGGTGAAGGGCCAAAAGAATTGGACGGGGCTTGACTTAAGTAAGACGACTGACCTCACTGCTGACGGCTTTGTTTTCCGCTTGGATGATGGGAGGTTTGCCGTTACTGCCCACGGTTTTATACCAGCAGAATCAGCAATGAGGCATGAGCATACAGACCGCGTGCCCTACAAACAATGGGCTAAGGAAGGATGGTGTACGTTAACCGAGGGGGCTGTCACGGATTACAGGTATATCCGCTCGCATTTGCATGAGATGGAGGATTTTGAGAAATGGATCCTGCAGGAGATTTGCTACGATGGATGGAACGCCACCCATTTCGCGCAAGAGTTGGAGAATGAGGGTCGTATCATGATTGAGATTCCTCAATACATGAAAAACCTATCAGCCCCAACAAAGTTCTTTAGAGAGCTTGTATTACAGGGCCAGCTTGTTCACGATGGAAGTCCATTACTTGACTGGTGTCTATCTAATGCGGTAGAAATTACGGACAGCAGCGGAAATATTAAGCTATCGAAAAAGCACAAGGACGATAGCCAGAGGATTGACCTTATCGCGGCGCTCATTAACGCGATGGCTAGGGCCATGCTCAACGAGGACAAAAGTTCTGTGTACGAAACAAGGGATGTACGGGCAATTTGA
- a CDS encoding DUF3102 domain-containing protein, producing MNQLSTRTADIIAAEINSIKDQTKQIMIYSSIEIGRRLVEAKSMLKHGEWGAWLKESVDYSQSTANNLMKVFQEYGSEQLSLFGDNSKSQAFGNLSYSQAIALLGVPMEEREAFVQENNVESMSTRELQKAVKEKQELEKKLQASEEQAERERLERERIQKSLEEMELQNKMNYELAERYKADIDAAAAAGDDDRATELQAELDKHRLNLNEAEKRVKQLENELKAKPIEIPATEIIEKIPEEVEKELTMLREQVKRNDNKATAKFAAYFEAVVRDYDNLLSTLYEIQSSVPDEHIKYRTAVAGLLERMAEKIK from the coding sequence ATGAATCAATTATCAACGAGAACAGCGGATATCATTGCCGCTGAGATAAATAGCATTAAGGATCAGACGAAGCAAATTATGATCTATAGCTCGATTGAAATAGGCCGTAGGCTAGTTGAGGCCAAGTCAATGTTGAAACATGGTGAGTGGGGAGCTTGGCTTAAAGAGTCGGTGGATTATAGCCAGTCTACTGCCAATAACTTGATGAAGGTCTTCCAAGAATATGGTTCAGAGCAGTTATCGTTATTTGGAGATAATTCGAAATCCCAAGCGTTTGGGAATTTATCGTATTCTCAAGCTATTGCCTTACTTGGCGTCCCCATGGAAGAAAGAGAGGCGTTTGTTCAGGAAAACAACGTTGAAAGCATGTCTACTCGGGAATTACAAAAGGCCGTTAAAGAAAAGCAGGAGCTAGAGAAAAAACTGCAGGCTTCAGAAGAACAGGCCGAGCGTGAACGATTGGAACGTGAGCGAATCCAAAAGAGTTTAGAAGAAATGGAGCTTCAAAACAAAATGAATTATGAGCTTGCTGAGCGGTATAAGGCTGATATTGATGCGGCGGCCGCAGCGGGTGACGACGATAGGGCAACTGAACTGCAGGCCGAGTTGGATAAGCATCGACTGAATCTGAATGAAGCTGAGAAAAGGGTTAAACAGCTAGAAAATGAACTCAAGGCTAAGCCAATTGAGATTCCGGCTACGGAAATCATTGAAAAAATTCCGGAGGAAGTCGAGAAGGAGCTTACTATGCTTCGTGAGCAGGTGAAGCGGAATGATAATAAAGCTACTGCAAAATTCGCAGCATACTTTGAGGCGGTAGTAAGAGATTATGACAATCTCCTAAGTACACTCTATGAGATTCAATCCTCGGTACCTGATGAGCATATCAAATATCGAACAGCCGTTGCGGGTCTCCTAGAACGAATGGCTGAGAAAATCAAATGA